ATTGGTAATTAATAAGTTTACATCCCTTATAGATTTGGCAAAAGAAAATGGAGCGAATAAACAAGCTATAAAAAGGCTAACTACCAGGCAACAATCTTATATGTTTTTTCTTTTGGTACGATTGGTTAAAGCAAATACCTCATATAAAGAAATTAAGAGCTTAATAAACGAATTTAGATCAAGTAAGGTTTATCCATTAAAAGACTTTATTGGAATTGATTATAATTCAAAAAAGGAAAAAACATTAACACATATTTTTAACAATAAAGCACTTTTATATTTCCTAATTACATGTAACAATAAATTTAAGTTTATAAAGTAACAGCCTTTAACTCTATAAAAATAACCTGTTTAAGCAAATACCACAACTTAACAACGCCCTTCTTATAGGATATAGCTTCTAAAATATCAAATGGCAAAGACGAATCAATTGCCTATTTTCAATGGAACTCAGGCTCATAAAGTAACGGGAGCGTATGAAAGGAATTTTTTATGATGAATAAATAAAAACTCGAGAGACTACTTGTTTAATAGTTTTTCTAAATAAGCAATTTTGTCTTTTTCAGCTTGCACCAGGCGTTCGTATAGTTCTACAATTTTTTCAAGTGGGTTTATAGTACAAAGGTAATTGTTGTTATTTGAACTATTATCTTGAAATGTATTGTTCATAATATTAAAAACAGCATCTTCTGAAAAATTTTCAATAGCTTCCTTGGTTATTCCCAAAACTTTAGCAACTTGTTCCAATTTAGCATCTTCAATCTTTTCGGACTGCTCAATTTTAGAAACGGCTTGTTGGCTAATACCCAATTCCTCTGCTAAGGTTTCCTGTTTCATGCCCCTAAGCTCTCTAATACGACTTATTTTTCTGCCGATGTGGTTTGGTTTTGTTGCTGTTTCCATAATCCAAATATAAGATTTTTTCTAAAAAGTACCATACTTGTAAAAAACAAATTAAAGGTAGTATTATACAAATGGAATGGGTTGGCATTAGAGCCCAATTAATTTATTAAGTTTCACCTCAAAACTCAAAAGAAGCCCTCTTGCAGCATTTATTTTATAATAATAATCAACTAGTTTTAAACGGACCGGCCATTAATCATGGTAAAAACATCCTCATAAGGCATGTCCATATAGTCACAGAATTCTTTAATGGTAATAGTGCGCTGAGAAGTGATCCCTTGAGCGTCCTTAATGGTACGAACCAATTTACAGGAAAACGTATAACTTTTTCCTAAAATAATGGAAATTTCTTTGGGGTAAATGCATTGTCTATACATAGGACAAGTAGATTTGATGTTATTAAAACACAGTTAGAAGTCATAGATTGGATTTTGCTAAAAATGCTTTAAAAATATTATGAAAAATCATATGCGTAAAATTTTTAACAAAAAAACAACTACAAATACTCCTTAAAACAAACGTTTATCGATACCAAATAGAAAAGCGTCACAACCCAACAACTCAACAGCTAAACAATTAAACATTTAAACAATTACACCACACCCCCCCCCATAGCCCCTTAGCAGCTCCCCCATAGATACTCCGTAGATACTCCGTAGATAATGTGACTCCGTGTTAAATATGCAGAAAGTGGTAAAAAGCGAATAAAATAACCACTAGCGACTATTTATATTGTTTTATACCATATACAGCTAAAAACGAATAAAACTCTCAAAAACAGCGTTTTAAACACACCCCTAAACCACCCTAACATACCTTTGAAATGCTTAACAGAAAACCCGTGAATAAAAAGGAGCTCATTTTTATTTATAGAACCCTGTTTGCACAAAAAATGAATATAAACCGAGTCTAAACAAACAGACTCCTAAAAATTAAAAACATGGCAAAATTAAAAAGCCTTATTAAAATTGAAGGCACATTAGATGGTATGACCTTTTATAAAGGTAAAGAAGGGTATTTAGTACGCACCAAAGGAGGCGTATCAAAAAACAGAATTGAAACCGATCCGGCTTTTATTCGGACACGTGAAAATGGACAAGAATTTTCACAAATTTCTAAAAGTGGTAAATTACTACGCTTGGTACTTACCCCTTTAATTTCAGACGTTAAAGACGATACGCTCATAGCCCGATTGGTTAAGGTGATGGGGCAAGTTAAAAATGCCGACAGTACATCCACGAGAGGCAATCGGCAAGTAGGTATTGGCTTAGAAACGCTGGAAGGAAAAAACATGCTGAAAGGTTTTGATTTCAACGCCAATGCTGGTTTAAATGAGATCCTATTAACAGATTATCTGTTAAATACTGCCACAGGGGAAATCAACATACCCAACTTTATACCCTTACAGCAGCTCAACACGCCCAGTGGCGCCACACATGTAAGCATCTTATCAGCCGTTATTAATATCAATTTTATAACGAATGAAAAGACACTACAAGCAAGCGCTGAAATAAATGTCCCCATTAATAATACTTCGGTAGCTATAAATGCGACGCCTCCAAGTATGCCTAATGGCACAGGACAAACGGTGTTCCTGTTTAAAATAAGTTTTTATCAGGAAATTAATGGACTCCAATACGCATTAAACAATGGATCCTTCAACGTTTTACAAATTATAGAAATAATTTAAATAAAATAAGGGTTTCATAAGTCAATCTGCTAACCGAATCCATTTTCAGTTATCAAAAACGTATGAAACCCTTAATCTATTCCACACCCCCGCCATTATAAGACTTCTTTTTCAAGTCCAAACAATCGGCCCATAACACCTCCACACCCAACAACTAAACAACTCCACACCTCCCCACATTCCATATACTTTCCTATATTTGTTAAAATAATCCAGTATCAAACTTTTTGTTTATATAGAATGAAAAAAAAACTAATTCGTGTAGTCACTGCAGACGTGTCATTTGGTTTAACTCAAGGCCAATTAAAATTTCTTTCTGAAACCTTTGAAGTTATAGCAGTGTCTTCCGCAGGAGAGCGACTGGATCTTGTTTTTAAAACGGAAGGCGTTAGAACCCAAGCCATTGAAATTAGTAGACCTATTTCTATACTAAACGATGTAAAGTCTTTGTATTCATTATATAAATTCTTTAAAAAAGAATCTCCCGATATTGTACATTCCATGACACCCAAAGCGGGTCTTTTAAGTATGGTAGCTGCTTATTTTGCTAAAGTACCTGTACGTATACACACTTTTACAGGGTTGATATTCCCTAGTAAAAATGGTTTTTTAAAAAAGTTATTAATAGCAATGGATAAAACCTTATGCCTATGCGCCACTAAAATAATACCAGAGGGTAATGGGGTAAAAAATGATTTAATAAGCCATAATATAACTTCAAAACCGCTTCACGTTATTGCGAATGGAAATATAAATGGTGTAGACCTCGCATATTACAATTCTAATATTTTTAATGAAAGCTTTAAGTTAAAACTAAGAGAAGACTTAAAAATACATAAAGACGACTATGTTTTTACATTTGCAGGAAGATTAGTTGGAGATAAAGGAATGAATGAACTAGTAGCTGCTTTTAATCTAATTAACAGTAACTTAAAAAAAACAAAGTTATTACTAATAGGTAGTTTTGAAGAAGCCTTAGACCCCTTAGAACCAGAAACCAAAAAACAGATTAAGCTTAATGAAAATATAATAACCACAGGATGGGTGAGCGATGTAAGACCCTATTTTGCTATAGCAAATTGCCTCACCTTCCCCAGTTACCGCGAAGGATTCCCAAACGTGGTATTACAAGCTTGTGCACTTAAACTCCCTTGTATAGTAACCAACATTAATGGGTCTAACGAAATCATTTCCGAACCCGAAAACGGCTTAATCATACCTGTTAAAAATACAGAGGCGCTCTATAAAGCTATGGAAAAAATGTATCATTTAAGTACTGAAGCTCATGCTAAAATGGGAGAAACATCACAAAACATTATCATCTCAAAATTTGAGCAGCAATTTGTTTGGAACGCGCTGTTGGAAGAATATAAAAACCTCTTAAACCTCCATTAGGATAGGTTTTTTAAGCAGCCCCTCACCTACTATGAATGCCCAACTATGTTTTTTTGGGGTACCACTAAATCATACATCGTAAAAACCTTCAATATCAACAGATTTAATTATTTTGAAAGTGCAAAATATAAATATAGTTATATATTTGAGTACTATTTTGACTAGTATGAGATAAAAAGACTATAATACATGAATCCGAATTTAAAAGTAGTAGCACTATCAAAAACTGATTTGGTAGAGGCGATTCACAACAATACCTATTGGCAAGATGAAAGAATACTAATGCCAAAAAGTAAAGCCTTATGGTTAATAAAAAACAATACAATTGAGGATGATGCATATGTTGCTATTATTTGCCTAGAAAACAATGTTATTATTTCCTACCTACTTACCATACCTGATACTATACACGTAGTAAATGCTGGTTTAAAAAAAATGTATTGGATGCATGAGTGGTGGGTAGATCATAAATTCCAAGGCAGTATTGTGCCCTCCTACCTCTTTAATCAAGCTGCTAAAAAATTAAGTAAAAACATTTTAATAGAATCCAATGCAGAAAATTCAGATTCTTTTTTTAACAGTCAGTTTAATACCATACATACCAAAACAAGGCATACCATATTCTTTTTATTAGAAAGTACCGTATTAATAAATAGATTTCCTTTTTTAAAATATTTTAAATTTTTGATAACTATTGCAAATAGCACTTTTGTAAGAGTGTTGAATAGTAGAAACTATAAAAAAACACAAAAATCCTTAGTAGCTGTTCAGTATGAATATTTAAATGAATTGGATCCGGAGGCTTGGAATTTTATAGAACCTAGGTGTAAAAATGATTTTACATATAAGACTCAAGAAAACATAAATTGGTATATTGATAATTCCCAATACACACAAACGCCCATTAACAAACGATTTAAGTCTGTATTCTCTACTACAGGGTTTAGTAATAATATTCACAACCATTCATTTAAGATAATTAAAAATGGAGAAATTATAGGATTCATATCTTATTTATTTAATATGATTGAATTTAATGTAAAATATTTTTTACCAAAAGACGATGCGCATTATGAAATATGCATGGATGCCCTCATGGAGCATTGCTTAAAAGCGAAAGCAACCTATATCATAACTGATGACACCAAGTTAAGCAACGAAATAAATAAAAAATACACAGCATTATTTACTTATAAAAAAGAGAAAAAGTCCAGAGTCCATAAAGGAGCGGATGTCGCTTTTAATGAGATTATTTTAACGGACAGAGACGGTAGGTTTCATTAATTTTAATTAGGGATGAATATAATACAAAACATTTTAAACACTCTCCAAACACACCATACAAAGAATGCTTTTTGTATTAATGATGAATACTTTACATACGAAACGTTTTCAAATAGTATTTCTAAAATACAAAGT
The genomic region above belongs to Mariniflexile litorale and contains:
- a CDS encoding helix-turn-helix transcriptional regulator; amino-acid sequence: METATKPNHIGRKISRIRELRGMKQETLAEELGISQQAVSKIEQSEKIEDAKLEQVAKVLGITKEAIENFSEDAVFNIMNNTFQDNSSNNNNYLCTINPLEKIVELYERLVQAEKDKIAYLEKLLNK
- a CDS encoding glycosyltransferase family 4 protein, with product MKKKLIRVVTADVSFGLTQGQLKFLSETFEVIAVSSAGERLDLVFKTEGVRTQAIEISRPISILNDVKSLYSLYKFFKKESPDIVHSMTPKAGLLSMVAAYFAKVPVRIHTFTGLIFPSKNGFLKKLLIAMDKTLCLCATKIIPEGNGVKNDLISHNITSKPLHVIANGNINGVDLAYYNSNIFNESFKLKLREDLKIHKDDYVFTFAGRLVGDKGMNELVAAFNLINSNLKKTKLLLIGSFEEALDPLEPETKKQIKLNENIITTGWVSDVRPYFAIANCLTFPSYREGFPNVVLQACALKLPCIVTNINGSNEIISEPENGLIIPVKNTEALYKAMEKMYHLSTEAHAKMGETSQNIIISKFEQQFVWNALLEEYKNLLNLH